Proteins encoded within one genomic window of Corvus hawaiiensis isolate bCorHaw1 chromosome 9, bCorHaw1.pri.cur, whole genome shotgun sequence:
- the LOC125330276 gene encoding ADAMTS-like protein 2 isoform X1 → MAAAPRRLRLLLLLLLLHCAAAPLGDKGDKGDKDSSEAADGAGAWDEEVTKWWGEWSSWSTCSRSCGGGVMSRERHCLQQRLQMPQGTNSTMCVGQAKHYQLCQQKPCPANTASFKQQQCSSFNAKAFGKHYYHWMPLYPDDYTSISNKPCDLQCTTRSGERQLMARAQDGTSCKDRTYQGVCINGKCEPVGCDGSLYSPRTMDRCRVCGGDGSTCHRVSGSFRKAISQIGYVFITNIPPGATDILIIERRKTENILALADESGHFFFNGNSAIDNPQNFRVAGTIFKYRRPSSLNSDGLEYIIAQGPTNQSLNAMYYNFNGKMPHITYDYTVPRMPPLRTAAPALARPLYHQLPETSQNHPIPANSRAAQDFNATWLSLSPDDTSEQLPLREGREDLDFGPPHFFQTNSTSQTRDWGWEQSEEKEKYDFQIRHMYHANTAGEEEEEETAAVGGETGLALRFNQISISTAVPYSMRRPELSEHGRVTSSRLRLFRRLCHRDPHNAAFCRELQPLAARLAPRNSTAGLWAGAAARWPQGLHKALARKNSLEDLKVEAFAGSQGQAANSSTMASVESPLPGASPTADSSQAEPLRAPGTESNEFDVSPVGHDDISLADMYRWKVSAYAPCSSTCTSGISTSYAMCVRYDGVEVDESYCDALTRPEPTHEFCTGRDCQPRWETSRWSECSRTCGEGSQYRTVRCWKMLAPGFDSSVYDDLCEAAGLARPMERKACKNKACGPQWELSEWSECSARCGSPGTMKREVRCSVEAALCDESRKPSSEQPCTGPPCDRRWTASDWGPCSGSCGEGRMSRFIACRNLEGKVISSSQCDPATKPLAVHPCGDKNCPAHWVEQEWDQCDASCGRGMRTRLVLCAGLENGLYREYPEKRCQASPKPEQQAACFRRPCSTWFTTSWSQCSKTCGAGVQLREVKCYQGEALAQGCDPSAKPEARQTCQLQPCPTEAPEDACEDKATANCVLVLKVKLCSHWYYRKACCWSCRLKAP, encoded by the exons atggccgccgctccccgccgcctccgcctcctcctcctcctcctcctcctccattgCGCCGCCGCCCCCCTCGGCGATAAGGGCGATAAGGGCGATAAG GACAGTAGTGAGGCAGCAGATGGAGCTGGCGCCTGGGATGAAGAGGTCACCAAGTGGTGGGGAGAGTGGAGCTCCTGGTCCACCTGCTCCCGGTCCTGCGGAGGGGGTGTGATGTCCCGGGAGAGGCACTGCTTGCAGCAGAG GCTCCAGATGCCCCAGGGAACAAACAGCACCATGTGTGTTGGTCAGGCCAAGCACTACCAACTGTGCCAGCAGAAG CCCTGCCCAGCCAACACAGCAAgcttcaaacagcagcagtgctccagtTTCAATGCCAAAGCCTTTGGGAAGCACTACTACCACTGGATGCCCCTCTATCCAG atgACTACACCAGTATCTCCAACAAGCCGTGTGACCTCCAGTGCACCACCCGGAGTGGAGAGAGGCAGCTGATGGCCCGAGCACAGGATGGTACCTCCTGCAAGGACAGGACCTACCAGGGGGTCTGCATCAATGGGAAGTGTGAG CCAGTGGGGTGCGATGGGAGCCTGTACTCGCCCCGGACCATGGACAGATGCAGGGTGTGTGGAGGGGACGGCAGCACTTGCCACCGTGTCTCGGGCAGCTTCCGAAAGGCAATCTCACAGATAG GCTATGTGTTCATCACCAACATCCCTCCTGGTGCCACGGACATCCTCATCATTGAGCGcaggaagacagaaaacatCCTGG cACTGGCAGATGAATCCGGGCATTTCTTCTTCAACGGCAACTCGGCCATTGACAACCCTCAGAACTTCAGGGTAGCTGGCACCATCTTCAAGTACCGGCGGCCCTCGAGCCTGAACTCAGATGGGCTGGAGTATATCATAGCTCAGGGGCCCACTAACCAGTCTCTGAATGCCATG TACTATAACTTTAATGGGAAAATGCCTCACATAACTTACGACTACACCGTCCCACGGATGCCGCCTCTCCGAACGGCAGCCCCTGCTCTCGCCAGGCCTCTCTATCACCAGCTACCAGAGACCAGCCAGAACCATCCCATTCCAGCCAactccagagctgcccaggaCTTCAACGCCACGTGGCTCTCCCTGTCACCAGATGACACCAGTGAACAGCTTCCTCTAAGAGAAGGGCGAGAAGATTTAGACTTTGGTCCCCCGCACTTCTTCCAGACCAACTCTACCAGTCAGACCCGGGACTGGGGCTGGGAACAAagtgaagagaaggagaagTATGACTTTCAGATCAGACACATGTACCATGCAAAcacagcaggagaggaagaggaggaggaaacagcagcagttggTGGAGAAACAGGGTTGG cGCTCAGGTTCAACCAAATCTCCATCAGCACGGCTGTGCCCTACAGCATGAGGAGGCCCGAGCTGTCGGAGCACGGCCGTGTAACATCCTCCAGGCTCCGTCTCTTCAGGCGCCTCTGTCACCGAGACCCTCACAACGCTGCcttctgcagggagctgcagcccctggcagccaggctggccCCCAGGAACTCCACGGCCGGCCTCTGGGCCGGGGCAGCTGCCCGCTGGCCACAGGGCCTCCACAAAGCCCTGGCTCGCAAGAACTCGCTGGAGGACTTGAAGGTGGAGGCGTTTGCTGGGAGTCAGGGGCAAGCAGCCAACTCCAGCACGATGGCATCTGTGGAGAGCCCTCTGCCAGGGGCCAGCCCGACCGCggacagcagccaggcagagcctCTGCGAGCCCCTGGCACGGAAAG CAATGAGTTCGATGTGAGCCCCGTGGGCCACGATGACATCAGCTTGGCTGACATGTACCGGTGGAAAGTCTCAGCTTACGccccctgcagctccacctGCACTTCAG GTATCAGCACCTCCTACGCGATGTGTGTGCGCTATGACGGAGTGGAAGTGGATGAATCCTACTGCGATGCCCTGACCCGACCAGAACCTACTCACGagttctgcacagggagagacTGCCAGCCCAG GTGGGAGACCAGCCGGTGGAGCGAGTGCTCCCGGACCTGCGGCGAGGGCTCCCAGTACCGCACCGTGCGCTGCTGGAAGATGCTGGCGCCGGGCTTCGACAGCTCCGTCTACGACGACCTCTGTGAGGCAGCGGGGCTGGCCAGGCCCATGGAGAGGAAAGCCTGCAAGAACAAGGCCTGCGGGCCCCAGTGGGAGCTCTCCGAGTGGTCCGAG TGCTCGGCACGGTGCGGCTCGCCGGGGACGATGAAGCGGGAGGTGCGCTGCTCCGTGGAGGCTGCCCTGTGCGACGAGTCCCGCAAGCCCAGCAGCGAGCAGCCGTGCACGGGCCCCCCCTGCGACCGCCGCTGGACCGCCTCCGACTGGGGCCCC TGCTCAGGTTCGTGTGGCGAGGGGCGCATGAGCCGCTTCATCGCGTGTCGCAACCTGGAGGGCAAGGTGATCTCCAGCTCGCAGTGTGACCCGGCCACCAAGCCGCTGGCTGTCCACCCGTGTGGAGACAAGAACTGCCCTGCACACTGGGTGGAGCAGGAGTGGGACCAG TGCGACGCCAGCTGCGGGCGAGGGATGAGGACCCGGCTGGTGCTGTGTGCGGGGCTGGAGAACGGGCTGTACAGGGAGTACCCCGAGAAGCGCTGCCAGGCCTCCCCGAAACCTGAGCAACAAGCTGCCTGCTTCAGGAGGCCGTGTTCAACGTGGTTCACCACCTCCTGGTCCCAG TGCAGCAAGACGTGTGGTGCTGGCGTGCAACTGCGGGAGGTGAAGTGCTACCAGGGGGAAGCGCTGGCTCAGGGCTGTGACCCCTCTGCCAAACCAGAGGCCAGGCAGACGTGCCAGCTCCAGCCGTGCCCCACAGAGGCACCAG aaGACGCCTGTGAAGACAAAGCGACGGCCAACTGCGTGCTGGTGCTGAAGGTGAAGCTGTGCTCTCACTGGTACTACAGGAAGGCCTGCTGCTGGTCCTGTCGGCTCAAGGCACCCTGA
- the LOC125330276 gene encoding ADAMTS-like protein 2 isoform X3, whose protein sequence is MAAAPRRLRLLLLLLLLHCAAAPLGDKGDKGDKDSSEAADGAGAWDEEVTKWWGEWSSWSTCSRSCGGGVMSRERHCLQQRLQMPQGTNSTMCVGQAKHYQLCQQKPCPANTASFKQQQCSSFNAKAFGKHYYHWMPLYPDDYTSISNKPCDLQCTTRSGERQLMARAQDGTSCKDRTYQGVCINGKCEPVGCDGSLYSPRTMDRCRVCGGDGSTCHRVSGSFRKAISQIGYVFITNIPPGATDILIIERRKTENILALADESGHFFFNGNSAIDNPQNFRVAGTIFKYRRPSSLNSDGLEYIIAQGPTNQSLNAMYYNFNGKMPHITYDYTVPRMPPLRTAAPALARPLYHQLPETSQNHPIPANSRAAQDFNATWLSLSPDDTSEQLPLREGREDLDFGPPHFFQTNSTSQTRDWGWEQSEEKEKYDFQIRHMYHANTAGEEEEEETAAVGGETGLALRFNQISISTAVPYSMRRPELSEHGRVTSSRLRLFRRLCHRDPHNAAFCRELQPLAARLAPRNSTAGLWAGAAARWPQGLHKALARKNSLEDLKVEAFAGSQGQAANSSTMASVESPLPGASPTADSSQAEPLRAPGTESNEFDVSPVGHDDISLADMYRWKVSAYAPCSSTCTSGISTSYAMCVRYDGVEVDESYCDALTRPEPTHEFCTGRDCQPRWETSRWSECSRTCGEGSQYRTVRCWKMLAPGFDSSVYDDLCEAAGLARPMERKACKNKACGPQWELSEWSECSARCGSPGTMKREVRCSVEAALCDESRKPSSEQPCTGPPCDRRWTASDWGPVRVARGA, encoded by the exons atggccgccgctccccgccgcctccgcctcctcctcctcctcctcctcctccattgCGCCGCCGCCCCCCTCGGCGATAAGGGCGATAAGGGCGATAAG GACAGTAGTGAGGCAGCAGATGGAGCTGGCGCCTGGGATGAAGAGGTCACCAAGTGGTGGGGAGAGTGGAGCTCCTGGTCCACCTGCTCCCGGTCCTGCGGAGGGGGTGTGATGTCCCGGGAGAGGCACTGCTTGCAGCAGAG GCTCCAGATGCCCCAGGGAACAAACAGCACCATGTGTGTTGGTCAGGCCAAGCACTACCAACTGTGCCAGCAGAAG CCCTGCCCAGCCAACACAGCAAgcttcaaacagcagcagtgctccagtTTCAATGCCAAAGCCTTTGGGAAGCACTACTACCACTGGATGCCCCTCTATCCAG atgACTACACCAGTATCTCCAACAAGCCGTGTGACCTCCAGTGCACCACCCGGAGTGGAGAGAGGCAGCTGATGGCCCGAGCACAGGATGGTACCTCCTGCAAGGACAGGACCTACCAGGGGGTCTGCATCAATGGGAAGTGTGAG CCAGTGGGGTGCGATGGGAGCCTGTACTCGCCCCGGACCATGGACAGATGCAGGGTGTGTGGAGGGGACGGCAGCACTTGCCACCGTGTCTCGGGCAGCTTCCGAAAGGCAATCTCACAGATAG GCTATGTGTTCATCACCAACATCCCTCCTGGTGCCACGGACATCCTCATCATTGAGCGcaggaagacagaaaacatCCTGG cACTGGCAGATGAATCCGGGCATTTCTTCTTCAACGGCAACTCGGCCATTGACAACCCTCAGAACTTCAGGGTAGCTGGCACCATCTTCAAGTACCGGCGGCCCTCGAGCCTGAACTCAGATGGGCTGGAGTATATCATAGCTCAGGGGCCCACTAACCAGTCTCTGAATGCCATG TACTATAACTTTAATGGGAAAATGCCTCACATAACTTACGACTACACCGTCCCACGGATGCCGCCTCTCCGAACGGCAGCCCCTGCTCTCGCCAGGCCTCTCTATCACCAGCTACCAGAGACCAGCCAGAACCATCCCATTCCAGCCAactccagagctgcccaggaCTTCAACGCCACGTGGCTCTCCCTGTCACCAGATGACACCAGTGAACAGCTTCCTCTAAGAGAAGGGCGAGAAGATTTAGACTTTGGTCCCCCGCACTTCTTCCAGACCAACTCTACCAGTCAGACCCGGGACTGGGGCTGGGAACAAagtgaagagaaggagaagTATGACTTTCAGATCAGACACATGTACCATGCAAAcacagcaggagaggaagaggaggaggaaacagcagcagttggTGGAGAAACAGGGTTGG cGCTCAGGTTCAACCAAATCTCCATCAGCACGGCTGTGCCCTACAGCATGAGGAGGCCCGAGCTGTCGGAGCACGGCCGTGTAACATCCTCCAGGCTCCGTCTCTTCAGGCGCCTCTGTCACCGAGACCCTCACAACGCTGCcttctgcagggagctgcagcccctggcagccaggctggccCCCAGGAACTCCACGGCCGGCCTCTGGGCCGGGGCAGCTGCCCGCTGGCCACAGGGCCTCCACAAAGCCCTGGCTCGCAAGAACTCGCTGGAGGACTTGAAGGTGGAGGCGTTTGCTGGGAGTCAGGGGCAAGCAGCCAACTCCAGCACGATGGCATCTGTGGAGAGCCCTCTGCCAGGGGCCAGCCCGACCGCggacagcagccaggcagagcctCTGCGAGCCCCTGGCACGGAAAG CAATGAGTTCGATGTGAGCCCCGTGGGCCACGATGACATCAGCTTGGCTGACATGTACCGGTGGAAAGTCTCAGCTTACGccccctgcagctccacctGCACTTCAG GTATCAGCACCTCCTACGCGATGTGTGTGCGCTATGACGGAGTGGAAGTGGATGAATCCTACTGCGATGCCCTGACCCGACCAGAACCTACTCACGagttctgcacagggagagacTGCCAGCCCAG GTGGGAGACCAGCCGGTGGAGCGAGTGCTCCCGGACCTGCGGCGAGGGCTCCCAGTACCGCACCGTGCGCTGCTGGAAGATGCTGGCGCCGGGCTTCGACAGCTCCGTCTACGACGACCTCTGTGAGGCAGCGGGGCTGGCCAGGCCCATGGAGAGGAAAGCCTGCAAGAACAAGGCCTGCGGGCCCCAGTGGGAGCTCTCCGAGTGGTCCGAG TGCTCGGCACGGTGCGGCTCGCCGGGGACGATGAAGCGGGAGGTGCGCTGCTCCGTGGAGGCTGCCCTGTGCGACGAGTCCCGCAAGCCCAGCAGCGAGCAGCCGTGCACGGGCCCCCCCTGCGACCGCCGCTGGACCGCCTCCGACTGGGGCCCC GTTCGTGTGGCGAGGGGCGCATGA
- the FAM163A gene encoding protein FAM163A: MTAGTVVITGGILATVILLCIIAVLCYCRLQYYCCKKNDSDEEEEEEEEEEEEEEEPELPTHSHLGMCNACSSRVVDGQGSPAPPPSELNQHGAHTYCPACSPYGSPFYIRTADMVRNGGERVTYTPACYKEMGPPLNMATLQSYTVSRHGLLRDSFPNPRAISTEV; this comes from the exons ATGACAGCGGGAACTGTTGTTATCACCGGGGGAATCCTAGCGACGGTGATCCTACTGTGCATCATTGCTGTGCTCTGCTACTGTAGGCTACAG TACTACTGCTGCAAGAAAAATGACTccgatgaggaagaggaggaggaggaggaggaggaggaggaggaggaagagcccGAGCTGCCCACGCACTCGCACCTGGGCATGTGCAACGCGTGCAGCTCCCGCGTGGTGGACGGGCAGGgcagccccgcgccgccgcccagCGAGCTCAACCAGCACGGGGCTCACACCTACTGCCCGGCCTGCTCCCCGTACGGCTCCCCCTTTTACATCCGGACTGCCGACATGGTGCGCAACGGGGGCGAGAGGGTCACCTACACCCCCGCGTGCTACAAGGAGATGGGGCCGCCCCTCAACATGGCCACCCTGCAAAGCTACACGGTGAGCCGCCACGGCCTGCTCCGCGACAGCTTCCCGAACCCGCGGGCCATCAGCACGGAGGTGTAG
- the LOC125330276 gene encoding ADAMTS-like protein 2 isoform X2 — protein MAAAPRRLRLLLLLLLLHCAAAPLGDKGDKGDKDSSEAADGAGAWDEEVTKWWGEWSSWSTCSRSCGGGVMSRERHCLQQRLQMPQGTNSTMCVGQAKHYQLCQQKPCPANTASFKQQQCSSFNAKAFGKHYYHWMPLYPDDYTSISNKPCDLQCTTRSGERQLMARAQDGTSCKDRTYQGVCINGKCEPVGCDGSLYSPRTMDRCRVCGGDGSTCHRVSGSFRKAISQIGYVFITNIPPGATDILIIERRKTENILALADESGHFFFNGNSAIDNPQNFRVAGTIFKYRRPSSLNSDGLEYIIAQGPTNQSLNAMYYNFNGKMPHITYDYTVPRMPPLRTAAPALARPLYHQLPETSQNHPIPANSRAAQDFNATWLSLSPDDTSEQLPLREGREDLDFGPPHFFQTNSTSQTRDWGWEQSEEKEKYDFQIRHMYHANTAGEEEEEETAAVGGETGLALRFNQISISTAVPYSMRRPELSEHGRVTSSRLRLFRRLCHRDPHNAAFCRELQPLAARLAPRNSTAGLWAGAAARWPQGLHKALARKNSLEDLKVEAFAGSQGQAANSSTMASVESPLPGASPTADSSQAEPLRAPGTESNEFDVSPVGHDDISLADMYRWKVSAYAPCSSTCTSGISTSYAMCVRYDGVEVDESYCDALTRPEPTHEFCTGRDCQPRWETSRWSECSRTCGEGSQYRTVRCWKMLAPGFDSSVYDDLCEAAGLARPMERKACKNKACGPQWELSEWSECSARCGSPGTMKREVRCSVEAALCDESRKPSSEQPCTGPPCDRRWTASDWGPCSGSCGEGRMSRFIACRNLEGKVISSSQCDPATKPLAVHPCGDKNCPAHWVEQEWDQCDASCGRGMRTRLVLCAGLENGLYREYPEKRCQASPKPEQQAACFRRPCSTWFTTSWSQCSKTCGAGVQLREVKCYQGEALAQGCDPSAKPEARQTCQLQPCPTEAPDACEDKATANCVLVLKVKLCSHWYYRKACCWSCRLKAP, from the exons atggccgccgctccccgccgcctccgcctcctcctcctcctcctcctcctccattgCGCCGCCGCCCCCCTCGGCGATAAGGGCGATAAGGGCGATAAG GACAGTAGTGAGGCAGCAGATGGAGCTGGCGCCTGGGATGAAGAGGTCACCAAGTGGTGGGGAGAGTGGAGCTCCTGGTCCACCTGCTCCCGGTCCTGCGGAGGGGGTGTGATGTCCCGGGAGAGGCACTGCTTGCAGCAGAG GCTCCAGATGCCCCAGGGAACAAACAGCACCATGTGTGTTGGTCAGGCCAAGCACTACCAACTGTGCCAGCAGAAG CCCTGCCCAGCCAACACAGCAAgcttcaaacagcagcagtgctccagtTTCAATGCCAAAGCCTTTGGGAAGCACTACTACCACTGGATGCCCCTCTATCCAG atgACTACACCAGTATCTCCAACAAGCCGTGTGACCTCCAGTGCACCACCCGGAGTGGAGAGAGGCAGCTGATGGCCCGAGCACAGGATGGTACCTCCTGCAAGGACAGGACCTACCAGGGGGTCTGCATCAATGGGAAGTGTGAG CCAGTGGGGTGCGATGGGAGCCTGTACTCGCCCCGGACCATGGACAGATGCAGGGTGTGTGGAGGGGACGGCAGCACTTGCCACCGTGTCTCGGGCAGCTTCCGAAAGGCAATCTCACAGATAG GCTATGTGTTCATCACCAACATCCCTCCTGGTGCCACGGACATCCTCATCATTGAGCGcaggaagacagaaaacatCCTGG cACTGGCAGATGAATCCGGGCATTTCTTCTTCAACGGCAACTCGGCCATTGACAACCCTCAGAACTTCAGGGTAGCTGGCACCATCTTCAAGTACCGGCGGCCCTCGAGCCTGAACTCAGATGGGCTGGAGTATATCATAGCTCAGGGGCCCACTAACCAGTCTCTGAATGCCATG TACTATAACTTTAATGGGAAAATGCCTCACATAACTTACGACTACACCGTCCCACGGATGCCGCCTCTCCGAACGGCAGCCCCTGCTCTCGCCAGGCCTCTCTATCACCAGCTACCAGAGACCAGCCAGAACCATCCCATTCCAGCCAactccagagctgcccaggaCTTCAACGCCACGTGGCTCTCCCTGTCACCAGATGACACCAGTGAACAGCTTCCTCTAAGAGAAGGGCGAGAAGATTTAGACTTTGGTCCCCCGCACTTCTTCCAGACCAACTCTACCAGTCAGACCCGGGACTGGGGCTGGGAACAAagtgaagagaaggagaagTATGACTTTCAGATCAGACACATGTACCATGCAAAcacagcaggagaggaagaggaggaggaaacagcagcagttggTGGAGAAACAGGGTTGG cGCTCAGGTTCAACCAAATCTCCATCAGCACGGCTGTGCCCTACAGCATGAGGAGGCCCGAGCTGTCGGAGCACGGCCGTGTAACATCCTCCAGGCTCCGTCTCTTCAGGCGCCTCTGTCACCGAGACCCTCACAACGCTGCcttctgcagggagctgcagcccctggcagccaggctggccCCCAGGAACTCCACGGCCGGCCTCTGGGCCGGGGCAGCTGCCCGCTGGCCACAGGGCCTCCACAAAGCCCTGGCTCGCAAGAACTCGCTGGAGGACTTGAAGGTGGAGGCGTTTGCTGGGAGTCAGGGGCAAGCAGCCAACTCCAGCACGATGGCATCTGTGGAGAGCCCTCTGCCAGGGGCCAGCCCGACCGCggacagcagccaggcagagcctCTGCGAGCCCCTGGCACGGAAAG CAATGAGTTCGATGTGAGCCCCGTGGGCCACGATGACATCAGCTTGGCTGACATGTACCGGTGGAAAGTCTCAGCTTACGccccctgcagctccacctGCACTTCAG GTATCAGCACCTCCTACGCGATGTGTGTGCGCTATGACGGAGTGGAAGTGGATGAATCCTACTGCGATGCCCTGACCCGACCAGAACCTACTCACGagttctgcacagggagagacTGCCAGCCCAG GTGGGAGACCAGCCGGTGGAGCGAGTGCTCCCGGACCTGCGGCGAGGGCTCCCAGTACCGCACCGTGCGCTGCTGGAAGATGCTGGCGCCGGGCTTCGACAGCTCCGTCTACGACGACCTCTGTGAGGCAGCGGGGCTGGCCAGGCCCATGGAGAGGAAAGCCTGCAAGAACAAGGCCTGCGGGCCCCAGTGGGAGCTCTCCGAGTGGTCCGAG TGCTCGGCACGGTGCGGCTCGCCGGGGACGATGAAGCGGGAGGTGCGCTGCTCCGTGGAGGCTGCCCTGTGCGACGAGTCCCGCAAGCCCAGCAGCGAGCAGCCGTGCACGGGCCCCCCCTGCGACCGCCGCTGGACCGCCTCCGACTGGGGCCCC TGCTCAGGTTCGTGTGGCGAGGGGCGCATGAGCCGCTTCATCGCGTGTCGCAACCTGGAGGGCAAGGTGATCTCCAGCTCGCAGTGTGACCCGGCCACCAAGCCGCTGGCTGTCCACCCGTGTGGAGACAAGAACTGCCCTGCACACTGGGTGGAGCAGGAGTGGGACCAG TGCGACGCCAGCTGCGGGCGAGGGATGAGGACCCGGCTGGTGCTGTGTGCGGGGCTGGAGAACGGGCTGTACAGGGAGTACCCCGAGAAGCGCTGCCAGGCCTCCCCGAAACCTGAGCAACAAGCTGCCTGCTTCAGGAGGCCGTGTTCAACGTGGTTCACCACCTCCTGGTCCCAG TGCAGCAAGACGTGTGGTGCTGGCGTGCAACTGCGGGAGGTGAAGTGCTACCAGGGGGAAGCGCTGGCTCAGGGCTGTGACCCCTCTGCCAAACCAGAGGCCAGGCAGACGTGCCAGCTCCAGCCGTGCCCCACAGAGGCACCAG ACGCCTGTGAAGACAAAGCGACGGCCAACTGCGTGCTGGTGCTGAAGGTGAAGCTGTGCTCTCACTGGTACTACAGGAAGGCCTGCTGCTGGTCCTGTCGGCTCAAGGCACCCTGA